A single region of the Streptomyces sp. NBC_00425 genome encodes:
- a CDS encoding dihydrofolate reductase family protein: MRKIVLMMSVSLDGYIEGPDRDISWHRVDEELHRHMNDVVRGLGGLLSGRVTHELMAGFWPTFDSGPDVDPDGAMAEFAGIWRAIPKYVYSRSLQHADWNTVIVREVVPDEVRALTRQPGGDLGLGGADLAAAFLRHGLVDEIRLYVHPVLIGRGKPLFPRSDTLAPLALVESHTFGGGVVLLHYQRAREEGMQTDGESANG; encoded by the coding sequence ATGCGCAAGATCGTCCTGATGATGTCGGTGTCCCTCGACGGGTACATCGAGGGCCCGGACCGTGACATCTCCTGGCATCGCGTCGACGAGGAACTCCACCGGCACATGAACGACGTCGTCCGAGGGCTGGGCGGCCTGCTCTCCGGACGGGTCACGCACGAGCTGATGGCCGGCTTCTGGCCCACGTTCGACTCCGGCCCCGACGTCGACCCCGACGGGGCCATGGCCGAGTTCGCCGGCATCTGGCGGGCGATCCCGAAGTACGTGTACTCCCGGTCCCTGCAGCACGCCGACTGGAACACGGTGATCGTCCGGGAAGTCGTGCCCGACGAGGTCCGCGCCCTCACCCGGCAGCCCGGCGGGGACCTGGGGCTCGGCGGGGCCGACCTCGCCGCGGCCTTCCTGCGCCACGGCCTCGTCGACGAGATCCGCCTGTACGTCCACCCCGTCCTCATCGGCCGCGGCAAACCCCTTTTCCCCCGGTCCGACACCCTGGCCCCACTCGCCCTTGTCGAGTCCCACACATTCGGAGGCGGAGTCGTCCTGCTGCACTACCAGCGGGCGCGGGAAGAGGGCATGCAGACCGACGGGGAATCCGCGAACGGATAA
- a CDS encoding alkyl hydroperoxide reductase, with protein sequence MSLDALKSAIPDYAKDLKLNLGSVIGNSDLPAQQLWGTVLATAIASRSPIVLRELAPEAKANLSPQAYTAARSAAAVMAMNNVFYRTRHLLSDHEYGNLRAGLRMNVIGNPGVDKVDFELWSFAVSAINGCGMCLDSHEQVLRKAGVEREVVQEAFKIASVIQAVGVTLDAEAVLADV encoded by the coding sequence ATGTCCCTCGACGCCCTGAAGTCCGCGATACCGGACTACGCCAAGGACCTGAAGCTCAACCTGGGCTCGGTCATCGGCAACTCCGACCTCCCCGCACAGCAGTTGTGGGGCACGGTCCTGGCGACCGCGATCGCCTCCCGCTCCCCGATCGTGCTGCGCGAGCTCGCCCCGGAGGCGAAGGCGAACCTGTCGCCGCAGGCCTACACCGCGGCACGCTCGGCCGCGGCCGTCATGGCGATGAACAACGTGTTCTACCGCACCCGCCACCTGCTGTCGGACCACGAGTACGGCAACCTGCGGGCCGGCCTGCGGATGAACGTCATCGGCAACCCCGGCGTCGACAAGGTCGACTTCGAGCTGTGGTCGTTCGCCGTCTCCGCGATCAACGGCTGCGGGATGTGCCTCGACTCCCACGAACAGGTGCTGCGCAAGGCGGGCGTCGAGCGGGAGGTCGTCCAGGAGGCCTTCAAGATCGCCTCGGTGATCCAGGCGGTCGGCGTGACGCTGGACGCGGAAGCGGTCCTCGCGGACGTCTGA
- a CDS encoding OmpA family protein, with product MPRTRPVPFRLALAGLAVAAVLVVPAPAEADTPSVPPGTEPTASAPVDVDPNDPDLKLPEGGTLAEPKVLDIKQVVEDETGDERREDTNADVTFALQAEVLFGKDSAKLGAEAKARITTIAAEIKKQNTTLVRVFGFTDNLGSSAHGDVLSKQRADAVQAELAGELNDPKITFEVRGYGEQYPISDNSTEAGRKKNRRVEVTFPRTAS from the coding sequence ATGCCCCGCACCCGCCCCGTCCCGTTCCGTCTCGCCCTCGCCGGCCTCGCCGTCGCCGCCGTGCTCGTCGTCCCTGCTCCCGCGGAGGCCGACACCCCCAGCGTGCCGCCCGGCACCGAACCCACCGCGTCCGCGCCCGTGGACGTCGACCCCAACGACCCCGATCTCAAACTCCCCGAGGGCGGAACGCTCGCCGAGCCCAAGGTGCTCGACATCAAGCAGGTCGTCGAGGACGAGACGGGCGACGAACGCCGGGAGGACACCAACGCCGACGTGACCTTCGCGCTCCAGGCGGAAGTCCTCTTCGGCAAGGACAGCGCGAAGCTCGGCGCGGAGGCGAAGGCGCGCATCACGACGATCGCCGCCGAGATCAAGAAGCAGAACACCACCCTGGTCCGCGTCTTCGGGTTCACCGACAACCTGGGTTCCTCCGCGCACGGCGACGTTCTGTCGAAGCAGCGGGCGGACGCCGTCCAGGCGGAACTCGCGGGCGAGTTGAACGACCCGAAGATCACCTTCGAGGTGCGCGGCTACGGCGAGCAGTACCCCATCTCCGACAACTCGACCGAGGCGGGCCGCAAGAAGAACCGCCGAGTGGAGGTCACGTTCCCGCGCACGGCGAGCTGA
- a CDS encoding PhoH family protein — translation MVTSTKRRMPDRRTYVLDTSVLLADPNALTRFDEHEVVLPIVVVTELEAKRHHPELGYFARQALRLLDDYRVKFGRLDAPIPIGELGGTVRVELNHSDPSVLPTGYRLGDNDSRILAVARNLQAEGFDVTVVSKDLPLRIKASSVGLLAEEYRAELAITGSSGWTGMSELTLSGEQVDILFDVGHIHVPEAAGLPVHTGLTIQSERGKALGRVTADGDVRLVRGDREAFGIKGRSAEQRIALDLLLDPDVGILSMGGRAGTGKSALALCAGLEAVLERRQHQKVMVFRPLYAVGGQELGYLPGSEADKMGPWAQAVFDTLSAVTSREVIEEVTARGMLEVLPLTHIRGRSLHDAFVIVDEAQSLERNVLLTVLSRIGANSRVVLTHDVAQRDNLRVGRYDGVVAVVEKLKGHPLFAHVTLNRSERSQIAALVTEMLEDGQI, via the coding sequence GTGGTGACCAGCACAAAGCGCCGTATGCCAGACCGGCGCACCTATGTTCTCGACACCAGCGTCCTGCTGGCCGACCCGAACGCCCTGACCCGATTCGACGAGCACGAGGTCGTGCTTCCCATCGTCGTGGTCACGGAGCTGGAGGCCAAGCGGCACCATCCGGAGCTCGGCTACTTCGCCCGGCAGGCGCTCCGCCTGCTGGACGACTACCGGGTGAAGTTCGGTCGCCTCGACGCCCCCATCCCGATCGGGGAACTCGGCGGCACCGTCCGTGTCGAGCTCAACCACTCGGACCCCAGTGTGCTGCCGACCGGCTACCGCCTGGGGGACAACGACTCCCGCATCCTCGCGGTCGCCCGCAATCTGCAGGCCGAGGGATTCGACGTCACCGTCGTGTCGAAGGACCTGCCGCTCAGGATCAAGGCGTCCTCGGTCGGTCTCCTCGCCGAGGAGTACCGCGCCGAACTCGCCATCACGGGTTCCTCCGGCTGGACCGGAATGTCCGAACTGACCCTGTCCGGCGAGCAGGTGGACATCCTCTTCGACGTCGGGCACATCCACGTGCCCGAGGCCGCGGGCCTGCCCGTGCACACCGGTCTGACCATCCAGTCGGAGCGCGGCAAGGCCCTGGGCCGGGTCACCGCCGACGGAGACGTCCGCCTCGTGCGCGGCGACCGCGAGGCCTTCGGCATCAAGGGCCGCAGCGCCGAGCAGCGCATCGCCCTCGATCTGCTGCTCGACCCGGACGTCGGGATCCTGTCCATGGGCGGCCGGGCCGGCACCGGCAAGTCCGCGCTCGCGCTCTGCGCGGGTCTCGAGGCGGTCCTGGAGCGCCGTCAGCACCAGAAGGTGATGGTCTTCCGGCCGCTGTACGCGGTGGGCGGGCAGGAGCTGGGCTATCTGCCCGGGTCCGAGGCCGACAAGATGGGTCCCTGGGCGCAGGCGGTCTTCGACACGCTGTCCGCGGTCACCAGCCGCGAGGTCATCGAGGAGGTCACCGCACGCGGGATGCTGGAGGTCCTGCCCCTGACCCACATCCGGGGACGCTCCCTCCACGACGCCTTCGTGATCGTCGACGAGGCGCAGTCGCTCGAACGGAATGTGCTGCTCACCGTTCTGTCCCGGATCGGCGCGAATTCCCGGGTGGTTCTGACCCACGATGTGGCGCAAAGGGACAATCTGCGGGTCGGCCGTTATGACGGCGTGGTCGCCGTCGTCGAGAAACTGAAGGGGCATCCGCTCTTCGCCCACGTGACGCTGAACCGGTCCGAGAGGTCCCAGATCGCGGCACTAGTGACCGAAATGCTGGAGGATGGGCAGATCTGA
- a CDS encoding methyltransferase domain-containing protein, protein MKQDDRGERAAFEDLVAEGAAVPTDGWDFSWFEGRATEARPSWGYALSLAGRLAGAHAALDVQTGGGEVLDFALERAAPKAPVLTVATEGWPANVAKATTLLRPRGIAVVASPEDAPLPFADAAFDLVSSRHPVRPPWREITRVLQPGGTYFAQHVGPRSVFELVEYFLGPQPQEVSGNRHPERERADAEAAGLQIVDLRAERLRVEFHDIAAVVHFLRKVVWMVPGFTVAAYRPRLRALHEQIEADGPFVAHSTRHLVEARRP, encoded by the coding sequence ATGAAGCAGGACGACCGCGGCGAGCGTGCCGCCTTCGAGGACCTGGTGGCCGAGGGCGCAGCCGTCCCCACCGACGGCTGGGACTTCTCCTGGTTCGAGGGGCGGGCGACCGAGGCGCGGCCCTCCTGGGGGTACGCGCTGTCGCTGGCCGGGCGGTTGGCGGGCGCGCATGCCGCGCTCGACGTGCAGACCGGGGGCGGGGAGGTGCTGGACTTCGCTCTCGAACGGGCCGCGCCCAAGGCCCCCGTCCTCACCGTCGCGACAGAGGGGTGGCCGGCGAACGTCGCCAAGGCGACCACGCTGCTGCGACCGCGCGGCATCGCGGTCGTCGCGTCCCCGGAGGACGCCCCGCTGCCCTTCGCGGACGCCGCCTTCGACCTCGTCAGCAGCAGGCATCCGGTGCGGCCCCCCTGGCGCGAGATCACCCGTGTGCTGCAGCCCGGCGGGACCTACTTCGCCCAACACGTCGGCCCCCGCAGCGTCTTCGAGCTCGTCGAGTACTTCCTCGGGCCGCAGCCGCAGGAGGTGAGCGGCAACCGGCACCCCGAACGTGAGCGCGCCGACGCGGAGGCGGCGGGACTTCAGATCGTCGACCTGCGGGCGGAACGGCTGCGCGTCGAGTTCCACGACATCGCCGCCGTCGTGCACTTCCTGCGCAAGGTCGTGTGGATGGTTCCCGGCTTCACGGTGGCGGCCTACCGGCCCCGGCTCCGCGCCCTGCACGAGCAGATCGAGGCCGACGGCCCGTTCGTCGCGCACAGCACCCGCCACCTCGTGGAAGCCCGCCGGCCGTAG
- a CDS encoding LysR substrate-binding domain-containing protein: protein MHATRRPPSPAQLRAFVAVAEHLHFRDAAAAIGMSQPALSGAVSALEESLGVTLLERTTRKVLLSPAGERLVVRARAVLGEIEALMDEAEAVRAPFTGTLRLGVIPTVAPYLLPTVLHLVHERYPHLDLQVHEEQTAGLLDGLHTGRLELLLLAVPLGVPGVRELPLFDEDFVLVTPLGHELGGQQGIPREALRELNLLLLDEGHCLRDQALDICREAGRGDAPVTTTAAGLSTLVQLVAGGLGCTLLPRTAVTVETSRSTRLLTGSFAAPAPARRIALAMRTGAARGAEYEELAGALRRALRPLPVRVLGGDD, encoded by the coding sequence GTGCACGCCACGCGTCGGCCGCCCAGCCCGGCCCAGCTGCGGGCCTTCGTGGCCGTCGCGGAGCACCTGCACTTCCGGGACGCGGCCGCCGCGATCGGCATGAGCCAGCCCGCCCTGTCCGGCGCCGTCTCGGCCCTGGAGGAGTCGCTCGGGGTCACCCTCCTCGAGCGTACGACGCGCAAGGTCCTGCTCTCGCCGGCCGGCGAACGGCTCGTCGTCCGGGCCAGGGCGGTGCTGGGCGAGATCGAGGCGCTGATGGACGAGGCCGAGGCGGTGCGGGCCCCCTTCACCGGGACGCTGCGCCTCGGCGTCATCCCGACCGTCGCGCCCTACCTGTTGCCGACCGTGCTGCACCTGGTCCACGAGCGCTATCCGCACCTCGACCTCCAGGTCCACGAGGAGCAGACCGCCGGCCTCCTCGACGGCCTGCACACCGGCCGTCTGGAACTCCTGCTGCTGGCCGTGCCCCTCGGCGTCCCCGGGGTGCGGGAACTGCCCCTGTTCGACGAGGACTTCGTACTCGTGACGCCGCTCGGCCATGAGCTCGGCGGACAGCAGGGCATCCCGCGCGAGGCGCTCAGGGAGCTCAACCTGCTGCTCCTGGACGAGGGGCACTGCCTGCGCGACCAGGCCCTCGACATCTGCCGGGAGGCGGGCCGCGGCGACGCGCCGGTGACCACCACGGCCGCCGGCCTGTCGACCCTCGTCCAGCTGGTCGCCGGCGGACTGGGCTGCACGTTGCTGCCGCGCACCGCCGTCACCGTCGAGACCAGCCGCAGCACGCGCCTGCTCACCGGCTCCTTCGCCGCCCCCGCGCCCGCCCGCCGGATCGCCCTCGCGATGCGCACCGGCGCGGCGCGCGGGGCGGAGTACGAAGAGCTGGCGGGCGCGCTGCGCAGGGCGCTGCGACCCCTGCCGGTCCGGGTGCTCGGCGGCGACGACTGA
- a CDS encoding DUF192 domain-containing protein: MRRWRDGRGRLTVHGDGGAVAIVPLEVAASYRARTKGLLGRDAVDGALLLSPASGIHTFRMRIPIDVAYLSGDLTVLAVRTMRPGRLGLPRLRARHVLEAEAGTMAGWGVEAGARVTVEVDGTS; this comes from the coding sequence ATGAGGCGCTGGCGTGACGGGCGGGGCCGGCTGACGGTGCACGGGGACGGCGGGGCCGTCGCGATCGTCCCGCTGGAGGTCGCCGCCTCCTACCGGGCGCGCACCAAAGGCCTGCTGGGGAGGGACGCCGTCGACGGCGCGCTGCTGCTCTCCCCGGCCTCCGGCATCCACACGTTCCGTATGCGCATCCCCATCGACGTGGCCTACCTGAGCGGAGACCTCACCGTCCTCGCCGTCCGCACCATGCGCCCCGGCCGCCTCGGCCTGCCGCGGCTGCGCGCCCGGCACGTGCTGGAGGCGGAGGCGGGGACCATGGCGGGGTGGGGCGTAGAGGCGGGCGCGCGGGTCACGGTCGAGGTGGACGGAACGAGCTGA
- a CDS encoding transglycosylase SLT domain-containing protein, giving the protein MNRISVRGFAVASATAVTTVGAVVGVAQGSAAQPADDAQAVGDSTLLADLPAGQLAQVQTDSMTHQATVQAIAADTTARKAAEETARKQAAKDAVAKQKAAEKAEEKAEARAKAAQEAKDRAAARTQSASAGPTGDAGDFPQQASYTVGEVKAIAQQMVPSGQFQCFSNIVNHESTWNYRAVNPSSGAYGLVQAYPGSKMSSAGSDWRTNPATQIKWGLNYMNERYGSPCDAWAFWQANGSY; this is encoded by the coding sequence GTGAACCGGATATCGGTCAGGGGCTTCGCCGTGGCATCGGCGACCGCCGTCACCACCGTCGGAGCCGTCGTGGGGGTCGCCCAGGGCAGCGCCGCGCAGCCCGCCGACGACGCCCAGGCGGTGGGCGACTCCACGCTGCTCGCCGATTTACCGGCCGGACAGCTCGCCCAGGTGCAGACCGACTCGATGACGCACCAGGCGACCGTCCAGGCCATTGCGGCGGACACCACCGCACGCAAGGCGGCGGAGGAGACGGCCCGCAAGCAGGCCGCCAAGGACGCGGTGGCCAAGCAGAAGGCCGCCGAGAAAGCCGAAGAGAAGGCCGAGGCCCGGGCGAAGGCCGCGCAGGAGGCCAAGGACCGTGCGGCCGCACGGACCCAGAGCGCGTCGGCCGGTCCCACCGGTGACGCCGGCGACTTCCCGCAGCAGGCCTCGTACACGGTCGGCGAGGTCAAGGCCATCGCCCAGCAGATGGTGCCGAGCGGCCAGTTCCAGTGCTTCAGCAACATCGTGAACCACGAGTCCACGTGGAACTACCGGGCCGTCAACCCCTCTTCGGGCGCGTACGGCCTCGTCCAGGCCTACCCCGGGTCGAAGATGTCGTCCGCCGGCTCCGACTGGCGGACCAATCCGGCCACTCAGATCAAGTGGGGCCTGAACTACATGAACGAGCGGTACGGCAGCCCCTGCGACGCCTGGGCCTTCTGGCAGGCCAACGGCTCGTACTGA
- a CDS encoding transglycosylase SLT domain-containing protein produces MSRISVRGLAVASATAVTAVGSVVGVASGSVAQANDADATASDATLLADIPVGQQAQVQTASLTQQASYQAIAADEGAKKDAEEAARKAAAETAVAKKKAAEKAAKDRAEAKAKASRSAGDFPIQGSYSIGQIQAMAAQMVPSGQFQCFSNIVDHESSWNYHAVNASSGAYGLFQALPAGKYASAGADWQSNPATQIKWGLNYMDSRYGSPCEAWSFWQANHWY; encoded by the coding sequence GTGAGCCGGATCTCGGTCCGGGGACTCGCAGTGGCCTCGGCCACGGCGGTCACCGCTGTCGGAAGCGTCGTCGGCGTTGCCTCGGGCAGCGTCGCGCAGGCCAACGACGCAGATGCGACGGCAAGCGACGCGACGCTCCTCGCCGACATCCCTGTAGGCCAGCAGGCCCAGGTGCAGACGGCGTCCCTCACGCAGCAGGCCAGCTACCAGGCCATCGCCGCTGACGAGGGCGCGAAGAAGGATGCCGAGGAAGCCGCGCGCAAGGCCGCGGCCGAGACGGCTGTCGCGAAGAAGAAGGCCGCCGAGAAGGCCGCCAAGGACCGCGCGGAGGCCAAGGCCAAGGCCAGCCGCAGCGCCGGCGACTTCCCGATCCAGGGCTCGTACAGCATCGGGCAGATCCAGGCGATGGCGGCGCAGATGGTGCCGAGCGGCCAGTTCCAGTGCTTCAGCAACATCGTGGACCACGAGTCCAGCTGGAACTACCACGCGGTCAACGCCTCCTCCGGCGCCTACGGCCTCTTCCAGGCGCTGCCCGCCGGCAAATACGCGTCCGCCGGCGCCGACTGGCAGAGCAACCCGGCCACCCAGATCAAGTGGGGCCTGAACTACATGGACAGCCGGTACGGCAGTCCCTGTGAGGCGTGGTCGTTCTGGCAGGCCAACCACTGGTACTAG
- a CDS encoding isoprenyl transferase: MNLRDKLRGLLVRLYARRVEGHLDHAQVPKHIGVIMDGNRRWAKASGSTTEHGHRAGADKIEEFLGWCTETDVEVVTLWLLSTDNLDRPQEELVPLLGIIEDVVRTLAADGRWRVHHVGTADILPSHVQTALKEAEESTAHVDGILVNVAIGYGGRQEIADAVRSMIVDAADRGTSMEDLADSVSVDLISRHLYTGAQPDPDLVIRTSGEQRLSGFMLWQTAHAEYYFCEVFWPAFRKVDFLRALRDYAARHRRYGG; encoded by the coding sequence GTGAACCTGCGCGACAAGCTGCGCGGCCTTCTGGTCAGGCTGTACGCACGCCGGGTGGAAGGCCACCTGGACCACGCTCAGGTGCCCAAGCACATCGGCGTCATCATGGACGGCAACCGACGCTGGGCGAAGGCCTCGGGTTCCACGACCGAGCACGGCCACCGGGCCGGTGCGGACAAGATCGAGGAGTTCCTCGGCTGGTGCACCGAGACGGACGTCGAGGTCGTCACCCTCTGGCTGCTCTCGACGGACAACCTCGACCGCCCCCAGGAAGAACTCGTCCCGCTCCTCGGCATCATCGAGGACGTCGTGCGCACGCTCGCCGCCGACGGCCGCTGGCGCGTCCATCACGTCGGCACGGCCGACATCCTCCCCTCCCATGTGCAGACCGCGCTGAAGGAGGCCGAGGAGTCCACCGCCCACGTCGACGGGATACTGGTCAACGTCGCGATCGGCTACGGCGGCCGCCAGGAGATCGCCGACGCCGTGCGCTCGATGATCGTGGACGCGGCGGACCGGGGCACTTCGATGGAGGACCTCGCGGACTCCGTCAGCGTCGACCTGATCAGCCGCCACCTCTACACCGGCGCCCAGCCCGACCCCGACCTCGTGATCCGCACCAGCGGCGAGCAGCGGCTGTCCGGGTTCATGCTGTGGCAGACGGCCCATGCGGAGTACTACTTCTGCGAGGTCTTCTGGCCGGCCTTCCGCAAGGTGGACTTCCTGCGCGCCCTGCGCGACTACGCGGCCCGCCACCGCCGCTACGGCGGCTGA
- a CDS encoding peroxiredoxin, with the protein MLTVGDKFPEFELTACVSLEKGAEFEQIHHKSYEGKWLVVFAWPKDFTFVCPTEIAAFGKLNDEFADRDAQILGFSGDSEFVHHAWRKDHPDLTDLPFPMMADSRHELMRDLGIEGEDGFAQRAVFVVDPNREIQFTMVTAGSVGRNPKEVLRVLDALQTDELCPCNWTKGENTLDPVKLLAGE; encoded by the coding sequence GTGCTCACTGTCGGTGACAAGTTCCCCGAGTTCGAACTGACCGCCTGCGTCTCGCTGGAGAAGGGCGCGGAGTTCGAGCAGATCCACCACAAGTCCTACGAGGGCAAGTGGCTCGTGGTCTTCGCGTGGCCCAAGGACTTCACCTTCGTCTGCCCGACCGAGATCGCCGCGTTCGGCAAGCTGAACGACGAGTTCGCCGACCGTGACGCGCAGATCCTGGGCTTCTCCGGCGACTCCGAGTTCGTCCACCACGCCTGGCGCAAGGACCACCCGGACCTGACCGACCTGCCGTTCCCGATGATGGCCGACTCGCGGCACGAGCTGATGCGCGACCTCGGCATCGAGGGCGAGGACGGCTTCGCCCAGCGCGCCGTGTTCGTCGTCGACCCGAACCGCGAGATCCAGTTCACGATGGTCACCGCGGGCTCCGTGGGCCGCAACCCCAAGGAGGTCCTGCGGGTCCTGGACGCCCTGCAGACCGACGAGCTGTGCCCCTGCAACTGGACCAAGGGCGAGAACACCCTCGACCCGGTCAAGCTGCTGGCCGGGGAGTGA
- a CDS encoding MarR family transcriptional regulator encodes MSGYELLARDLAACGRDGFTGELCVTGSPGGVFHLDGGLVVAVESPGAPAPEALLLRSGRIGGEEWTALVRESGGARWPAAGLVAHGYTGAAQLRVVCAMALQDAAFAVVAGSVDGCERGPATGLTPASVAVGEPPTRLLQVASRKLAALLAMPCPVRPDRERPVPAPLSLAAARLGVLQRELLAHADGRRTARDLAFRTGRGVYTVTVEVARMLGEGLLECVDSPHPIPVRLPPDGHGVRPREPAPPQPPPAPEAAALPRRRPGASGIHEALTPERNGPGWKEFFRLRNPTAK; translated from the coding sequence ATGTCGGGTTACGAGCTGCTGGCACGCGACCTCGCCGCGTGCGGCCGGGACGGCTTCACCGGAGAACTGTGCGTGACCGGCTCGCCCGGCGGCGTCTTCCATCTGGACGGCGGCCTGGTCGTCGCCGTCGAGTCGCCGGGCGCGCCCGCCCCCGAGGCGCTGCTGCTGCGCTCCGGCCGGATCGGCGGCGAGGAGTGGACCGCGCTGGTGCGCGAGTCGGGCGGCGCGCGCTGGCCGGCCGCCGGGCTGGTCGCCCACGGCTACACGGGCGCGGCCCAGCTCCGGGTCGTATGCGCGATGGCCCTCCAGGACGCGGCGTTCGCGGTCGTCGCGGGCAGCGTCGACGGCTGCGAACGCGGTCCGGCGACGGGTCTCACACCGGCCTCGGTCGCCGTCGGCGAACCACCCACCCGGCTGCTCCAGGTCGCCTCGCGCAAACTGGCCGCGCTGCTCGCGATGCCGTGCCCCGTGCGCCCGGACCGGGAGCGTCCCGTGCCCGCGCCGCTCTCCCTGGCGGCGGCCCGCCTCGGCGTCCTGCAGCGCGAGCTGCTCGCCCACGCGGACGGCCGGCGCACGGCCCGCGACCTCGCCTTCCGCACCGGCCGCGGGGTGTACACCGTCACCGTCGAGGTGGCCCGGATGCTGGGCGAGGGGCTCCTGGAGTGCGTGGATTCCCCCCACCCGATCCCCGTCCGGCTGCCGCCCGACGGACACGGGGTGCGCCCCCGCGAGCCGGCGCCGCCCCAGCCGCCGCCGGCCCCGGAGGCGGCCGCCCTGCCCCGCCGCAGGCCCGGCGCCAGCGGCATCCACGAGGCCCTCACGCCGGAACGCAACGGCCCCGGCTGGAAGGAGTTCTTCCGCCTGCGCAACCCGACGGCGAAATGA
- a CDS encoding AI-2E family transporter has product MSRVPRWLGRLGAGLSEMSERLDERRAEVEREGAAEPETTPPDATSSPEEYPEPLEPAPRPDPAQAVPWGVRVAAEAGWRLLVLAGTVWVLMKVITAIQLVVMAFVVSLLLTALLQPTVARLKRAGVPGGAATALTAILGFVVIGLMGWFVTWQVMANIDNLSDQVQDGIDDLRRWLLNSPFHVTDKQINGIAKNLRDAIGDNTDSITSAGLEGVTVVVEALTGILLAFFSTLFLLYDGKRIWEWTLKLVPAAARPGVAGAGPRAWATLTAYVRGTVIVALIDAIFIGLGIYFLDVPMAVPLAVFIFLFSFIPLVGAVASGALAVVVALVTQGVFTAVMTLAVVLAVQQIEGHILQPFILGRAVRVHPLAVVLSVAAGGMVAGIGGAIVAVPLVAVTNTVVGYLHAYSREQALRHAPRPRGATASGVAPVTAARQSREPEPPADEGQDTPPG; this is encoded by the coding sequence ATGTCGAGAGTGCCACGGTGGCTCGGCCGGCTCGGCGCCGGTCTCAGCGAGATGAGCGAGCGGCTCGACGAGCGGCGCGCCGAGGTCGAGCGGGAGGGCGCGGCCGAGCCGGAGACGACACCGCCCGACGCGACGTCGTCCCCCGAGGAGTACCCGGAGCCGCTCGAGCCCGCCCCGCGTCCTGATCCCGCGCAGGCCGTCCCGTGGGGGGTCCGGGTGGCCGCCGAGGCCGGCTGGCGGCTGCTGGTGCTCGCGGGGACCGTCTGGGTGCTGATGAAGGTCATCACCGCGATCCAGCTGGTCGTGATGGCCTTCGTGGTCTCCCTGCTCCTCACGGCGCTGCTGCAGCCCACCGTGGCCCGGTTGAAGCGGGCAGGGGTCCCCGGGGGCGCCGCCACCGCACTGACGGCGATCCTCGGGTTCGTCGTCATCGGCCTGATGGGCTGGTTCGTGACCTGGCAGGTCATGGCGAACATCGACAACCTCTCCGACCAGGTCCAGGACGGCATCGACGATCTGCGCCGCTGGCTGCTCAACAGCCCCTTCCACGTCACCGACAAGCAGATCAACGGCATCGCGAAGAACCTGCGGGACGCGATCGGCGACAACACGGACTCGATCACCTCGGCGGGCCTGGAGGGCGTCACCGTCGTGGTCGAGGCGCTGACCGGCATCCTGCTGGCGTTCTTCTCGACGCTCTTCCTGCTCTACGACGGCAAGCGCATCTGGGAGTGGACCCTCAAACTGGTTCCGGCGGCGGCCCGGCCGGGCGTCGCGGGCGCCGGACCGCGGGCCTGGGCGACGCTCACGGCGTATGTGCGCGGCACGGTGATCGTCGCGTTGATCGACGCCATCTTCATCGGCCTCGGCATCTACTTCCTCGACGTGCCGATGGCCGTCCCGCTCGCCGTCTTCATCTTCCTGTTCTCGTTCATCCCGCTCGTCGGCGCGGTCGCGTCCGGCGCGCTGGCGGTCGTGGTCGCGCTGGTCACCCAGGGCGTGTTCACGGCGGTGATGACCCTGGCCGTCGTGCTCGCGGTCCAGCAGATCGAGGGACACATCCTCCAGCCGTTCATCCTCGGGCGGGCGGTGCGCGTCCACCCGCTGGCGGTGGTCCTGTCGGTCGCGGCCGGCGGCATGGTCGCGGGCATCGGCGGCGCGATCGTGGCCGTGCCCCTGGTGGCGGTCACCAACACGGTGGTGGGCTATCTGCACGCCTACTCCAGGGAGCAGGCCCTGCGGCACGCTCCGCGGCCGAGAGGGGCGACGGCCTCGGGGGTGGCGCCCGTGACGGCCGCGCGGCAGAGCCGGGAACCGGAACCTCCGGCCGACGAGGGCCAGGACACACCGCCCGGGTAG